The genomic stretch CAGAAGCCGCCGCTTAGGTTGGCCGCCGCCAGCGGCAACGCCCAGTGCCACAGCACATGTTGGCTGGGGATGAAAAAGCTCAGTGCGGCCAGATTGGTCATCAGGTTGATTACCTTGGCGCAGGCGGTGGCGGTGAGGAAATCGTAGGCAAAAAAGCGCACGAACACGAAGGCCAGCAGGCTGCCCGTGCCCGGGCCGAACAGGCCGTCATAAAAGCCGATGGCCGCGCCAAACGCCGTGCCCAGCAGCATTTCGCCCCGCGTGAGCGCGCGGGTGCGCTCGGTTTGCCCCAAATCTTTGCGGAAGAAGGTGTACACAAACATCGCCACCATAATGACCAACATGGCCGGTTTCATGTATTGCACCGGCACATAGGCCACTAGCTTCGCACCAGCAAACGATGCGGCAAAGGCCAGCACGCCGGCGGGCAGCAGCATTTTCCATGGCAGCCTCAGGCGGCGGGCAAACTGGCCGGCGGCGGTGAAGGTGCCGGCGAACGAAGCGGCCTTGTTGGTGCCCAGTACAGTGGGCACGGGCGTGGCGGGTGGCAGTACGCCGAACAGCGCGGGCAGCTGCAACAGCCCGCCGCCGCCAACGGCCGCATCCATCAGCCCGGCCAAAAAGCCGGTGATGAGCAGCAGGATAAAGGGAAGTTCCATGGGTTTCTCCGTTGATGATGGGGCAGGGCGGCGTTGCGACGCTGCCGTTTGGTTTGAATTTTCGAAATAAGCATTCTCAGGTAGTTTTTATATTTGCGCTCTATTTATTCTTGCGCTTTATGCCCGCGCGGGCACTTCCTTTCTTTGCTTCGCCAAAGAAAGGAAGCAAAGAAAGGCGACTGCGAGCACAGATTTGGCTTCGCCAAACTTCCCTCACTGCACACGGTTTTTCGGGCGCAAAGAGAAATTGGATTAGCTGCAACTTGCGGCTGCGCCGCTTCGAACATGCAAGCCCTTTCCCCCCGAAAAACCGCGCTCCGTTCAGTTGTGCCAGCAGACGGGAAGCCAGCCCGCCAATTAGATTGTGATTATTTATTGAAGCCGCGCGCGATAAATATCCCCACTCCGGCGCGATAAATCAGTCCTGATATTATTGCACCCTGTGCAACAACGTTACAAATCCCACCTTACTTGGTGGGATTTTTTACATCAAGCTGACTTCGCCTGCTCCGTGGTGATGGGGTAGTTGGCAATCAACAGCTCGTCAGCCTCGGTAGTAATCTCCTTATTGATGCTGTAGCGCAGGCTGACCTCTTTAAACTGGAAGCCGGTGAAAATCTCCCTAATGGGAGGTACGTCGTTAATCGACAGCAGGAAGCGCCCTTTGATGTGGCGTAGCTGCTCGGCCAGCCGTTCGAAGTCAGCCTTAGCAAAGATGCCTTTGCCGTACATCGTCTCACAGTCCCAATACGGCGGGTCGATGTAAAAGAAGGTGCCGGGTTTGTCGTAGCGGGCGATGAAGTCATCGTAGTTGAGCCGCTCCAGCATCACACCCTGCAGGCGGCGGTGGCTGTGTTGCAGCTCCTCGGCCAACCGGTCGGCGCGGAATTTGGGCGGGCGGGTGCTGGTGGCAGCGCAGCAGAACTCGGCTACCTTACCGCCGAAACCCATGCGGTGCAGATAGAGGAAGCGCACCGCACGCTGGATGTCGGTCAGGGTGGAGGGATTGCAATGCTGCAGCCGGCAATACTCATCGCGGCTGGGCAACAGGTATTCGGCCTGCCGCAGCAGCTCGGGCAGGTGGTTTTGAACACACCTATATAGGTTGATGACATCGGCGTTGATGTCGTTGATGGCCTCCACTTTGGATGGCGGCTTTTTGAACAGCACCCATGCCGCACCGCCGAACACTTCGGCGTAGCAGGTATGGTCTGACGGGATTAGCGGAATGATGGTACCGACCAGGCGGTATTTGCCGCCCAGCCAGCCCCTAAGCGGACTGACGGGATTGATGTTGCCCATGATGCTTGTTCCTTGAAGTTTGGCGCTCACAGGCACTCCGGGTTGTTAAAGAACCAAATTGGTTGACCGATTTGCAGCGCGGGCATTTGATTTCCAGCTCACCCTCGCCTTTGGCCAACAGCTTATTGCAGTTTTTGCAACGATATTGCATTTTTGCAGCTCCCACATTACCGGTATGTTAGAATCCGCCCGCCTCTAGAGGTGGCGGCCTTGGGTCATGCAGGTCTAGTCTGCGTGGCTGGCGCGGTTTGGTGGGCAAACACCGGCCGCGCCGCCGTCCTACTTATTGCGTATACCCGCCCCTGTGGCGGGTATTTTTATGCCTCCCCCTTATATAGTGTGGGCACAATGGCGGCGAGGTCGTTAGGCGACCAGCGCCAGCTTTCAGGCAGCCTCAACGCGGTGGCGCACCACTCGGAGCAGAACCAGCGGCGGCGGTTTTGCGGCAGTCCGAAGGCGATACCCAATGCGCCCATCAGGTCGTAGCCCTGCCCCTCGGTGGCCGTCCATACCCGCTGCAGCTGCTCGTGTGCCTCCGGGGTAGAGGGCAGCGGGATCAAATCCCATTTGGCCGCCGGCAGCGGCATCACTTTGCAGCGCACGCCTTTATCGCGGATGGAGGCGGAGTAACAGGTATAAACTGATGCCTGCGGATGCGCGCGCACCACAATCTCGGCATGGCTATACTGGCCGCGGGTGAGTTTGCGCGTGAACCAGTCGGTAAACCGCGCCGGCCACACGCGCCAGCCGGAGCCGTCCCGACGACCTTTGTATAGAGCGAGATAGATTTGTTGCCGGTTCATTTTTCAGCCTCCTCAAGTTCGGCGGCGGCCTGTTCGTAGTTGGCTGTCCAGCCGTCTGAATAATCGTATTCCAGCGGGTTTTCGGCTTTGAGCATGGCGGCTCTATGGCGTTCGGCATTGGCAAAATCCGCCTGCTCATCCACTACCATCTGCGTAGTCATTTCATCCAGCAGTTCGCGGGTCATGAGGACAAAATCGTTTTCCATCGTTTTCCACTTCAGATTCGGCGGTAGCGTTTTCATGGTGCGCAGCAGGATGTATTGGGTTCGGCTCTCATCGTTGGTGTAAAACCACTTGCCCACGCTTTTGACAAACACCCCGTGCCGCAGGTTGTCGTAGCGCTTGGCCTTGATGCGCTCCCACATTTCATCCTGCTGCTCGGCTTTGAGCCGGGCGGCGCACTCGGGGTCGATGTGCCATTGCTCGCCGTCCCAAGTGCTGGATGGGCAAGGCGGCTGCTCGGCTAGCACGGGCTTGCCGTCTTTGCCCGGCATAATCACTTGCCCGGCGGACTGGCCGGATAGCAGTGCCGCGTGCTGCTCGGGGCTGATGGCTACCGCATCTTCAGGTAGCCTGCTGTGGATGGTGCTGTCATAAAAACCGCCGCTGGATTGTGAGTAATACAGTGTCATGAGTTATCTCCCGTTATTTGCCGATGGCACGCCATAAAAAGCCCTGGAAATCATTGGCTGCCGCACCTTGAGCCCATGTGTTAAGCATGGCGCTAAAGCCGGTGGCCGTTATCTCTCCCGCGCCGATGGTTAAGTCCGTGCCCACCGAGCCCGACCGGCCGCTGCTTTTGGCAGTGATTTGCACGTTGTAGCACGCATTCGGGAAGGCGATTGGGAACGTTACCTTAACCGGCCCCTCGCCTTGCCAGCTCATCAACACCTCGCCCCATTGGTCGATGAGGTCGTTGGGCAGTTTGGTGTAGCCGTTGGTGCTGGCTTGGTGCTGCATGGCAGCGGCCATCTGCTGCTTAACCGTTTCGTCCAAGTCGCTGATTTCGGCGGCGCGGTGGGTGTGCCCTTTATCGGATTTATTTTGCAACTGCGCGGCCAGCGTGGAAGCGTCCAGCGTGCCGGCATTGCTGACTGTGCCGTAGGCTTTGACCCACATCACCACATCATCTAGGCTGTCTTTAGCCTTGATGCACAGCACCATGCCGATGTATTTCGGCGTGTTGTCCTGGTAATAGGGCTTGGGCGTGTATTGGTCGGTGTAGGCGTGGTCGTAAGTGATGGGGACAGCGTGTTTTTGGTGGTATTTGCCGCTGCCGGCCTGTACATGCTCCTGCCCAAACATATCCGTGCCGTTGTTTTTTCCCTCGCCGCCGCCCAGTTGTCCGTAGATGACAAACATCGGGTCGCCGGCTTTGATTTGGTTGGGGTAATACTTATCCACCGGCAGGCGTTTGAGCAGCAGGTCGTCGTTGCCGTAGGCCACAAGCCCCAAAACATGATGATGGTCGCCTACCGTCCACGGGTATTGCTGGCCGATTTGTCCACTGCTGCCCACGTTGCGCACAAAGTAATCATCTACCGGCTTGACGTTGGCAATGCTGCCGTACTGTGCCACCAGCTTGCGGTAGAGTTCGGGATAGGCGGACTGGGTAACCCTGGCGGCAATCTCGTCGTACTTAATCCAGCCGTCCGGGATGTCGCCAAACGGGAAATAGGCGGTCATGCCGATGTCGGAGCGCGTGAGGTTGGGCAGTTTGTTGCCACCCAATACACGGTGCAGGTCGGGATAGGTGGCCTGGGCAAAGGTGCTGCCGTCGGCTTTCAGGTAGCCCTCGGGGTTGGTAACGGCGCGCGGAAAGCCGATTACTGCGCCAATGGGCAGACCTTTGCCGGCGGACTCAACAGCCTTGTCATAAGCCGCCTTCACCGCCTTCGGCGTGGCCGCCTGCTCTTCGCTGTTGCTGTCAGTGGCAGACGAGAGCTGTACGATGCCGGCCTTAGTAGTGCTGGCCGCACCCGGTTTGTACTCTTCCTGCTTCTTCTTCAAATACTGCGTCCGCGCGGCCAGTTCCTTGGCCTGCCGGTTGGCAATGCCGTTCGGCCCGCCCAATACCGGGTCGGTGGTTTCCAGCTGGTAGATACCTTCCGTCCATTGCGGGTTGTCCAGTTCTTCCGTGATATTCGCCATTTTTAAGCTGCTCCAAAGTTAAAGTTGCCGTCGTAGGCCGCCCGCCCGTTGTAACGCAGGGGGACGGCCTGATAATCCAAGGCTGCCAACAGGCAGCGTGCCGGTGCGAAGGCGGCCAGCGTTTTGCGCAACAGCGCGGCCTGGTCGTTGGTAATCACGCTGTTCATGATGATGCGGTAGTGCGCCCAGTAGCTGCCGGCACCGTAAACATGGCTGCCGTTGTAGTTGATGCTGCCGTCGTAGGTTTGGCCAGTGAGCCCTTCAATAATCCGCACCTCACCAAACCCGAGCCGCCGCACAATCTCGCGGATGGCCCACGGCGTGCCTTTGTAGCGGTGCAGCTCGTACGCACCTTTAATCAGCTTGCGCCGCGCATCGTCGGATTCGGCCAGCCAGTAGCCGTCGGCACCCAGGATGCTGCGGCTTTCAGCCAACAGCGGCAGGTGTTCGGGGGCGACCAAATCGACTAGGCGCGGCATCAGCTGCGGCAGCTCGGCCAAATCCAAACGCAGTCCCAATTCGGCCAGGGCGCGGGCGCGTTGGTCGCGTTCGATGATGGCGGCGTAGGAAAGTTTGGCCATCGTCTAGCCCTCCGCCGTTTGTGCGGCAATGCGGATGGTGGCACGGGTGCAGCGCGCCCACTGGTCGGGCTTGACCACGGTCAGCGGCAGGTTATGCAGCACCACGTTATAAACACCGGCCACTTTCAGCGCACTCATGATGTCCAGCGGCACGATGTCCAAGCCGAGCCGGCTGCGGCGGGCGGCTTCATACACTGCCCATGCCTGTTCGGCCGCCGCTTTGGCGGTGCGGGCATCGGTGCCGGTAAACAGGGTCAGCTCGGCGTCCAGCGTGTAATCGACGGCGGTCGGGGCTTTGACCACCACCGTATCGCACAGCGGGCGGCGTTTCTCGGCCGATAAGGCAGCCTGAATCTTGCCAATCAGCTCGGCATTTGGCAGGCCGTCTTTGGCCAGCACGGTTACCGCCACCCGCCCGCCTATAGGCTGGCCGCCGCCGTCGGTATCGTTGGCCACGTGCACGTCCACCACCGCCGGGCTGGCCTGCCGCGCCCAATATTGGTAGGCACCCACCGGCCCGGCTACGCTAAAGCTCTCCGGTGCCAGCAACACGCGCTCGCGGTAGGCTTCGTCGTCTTCAATTTCCACCCCGCCGGCAGAAACGGTGGTGTTGCTGACGGCCACATCAATCGTCGGATGCAGCCGCTCGGCCAGACTGTTGATTTGGCCGACCGACCAACCGTTGCCCACGCTGCCGCTTTCCGTACATTCCGCCGCCACTTCGGCACTGCTTTGGGCAGCAGTCAGCAGGGCGGCCTCGGTGGTAACAAAGCTGGTCTGCCCGGCATTAACCCGCGTGCCTTTGGGTACGGCGATTTGTTCCAAACCACTCAATACCGCAGTAAAGCGTAGGGTGGTCAGGGCGGGCTGCGCCTGCAGGCGCGGGGTAGACACGTCATCACCGCACAAGTCCAGCATCAGGCCGGTGGCAAAGCGCGGGTGCTGCTGGCGGTAGGCTTCGTTCACCTGCTGGCGCAGCAGGTGCTCGCGGTAGGCAAAGGTGTTGATCAGCAGCCTTTCGATATGGGCGGGCTGCAACACTTTGCCCGCCCGCTGCTCGTAGTCGGCGATGGTGGCGGCCAGGGTTTGTGCCAAGTCGTCATCGACAATCTTGACTTCTTCGCGTTTCAGTTTGCTCAAATCCATTTTCAGGTAGCCTCAAGCACAATGTCGGTGCGGTAGATTTCGCCCGCCACTTCATCCGCCACGCGCCAATGTACGGTCATGGTGATATGCGGGGCGTGGCCGTCAAACGTGACCTGCTCGACCAGTGCCCGCTTTTCCCATGTTTGGATGGCGAGGATGACCTCGCGCACGGTGTTGGGGATAAATTCGTCTTCCGGGTAGTCGATGTAGTCGAACCAATTGCTGCCGAAATCCGGCCGCAGCACGTCGCTGCCCTTGCGGGTGGCGAGGATGTTTTCGATGCACTGGTTGATGTCGTCGAGGTCTTGCACGATGTCCTGCCCGCTCGCGAGAGGGGCGGGCTGCCAGTGGCGGCTGCGCGGGGTGGTCTGGGTAGTCATGGGCTTATTCTGCCTGCGCGGTGGCGGCGGGTCTTTTAAACGGGTTTAAAAAACAATCCCCGTATCGGGCGGGATACGGGGATTGTGCTGCGGGACTTGTCCGCAGTCTTGTAAAACGTTTTCAAAAATCAGCCGGCCTGCATGCTGCCGGTGGTGCCGCCGGAGTCGCCGGGGTGGACGTGGCCGGAGAGTGGGATACCGTTGAGGATGATTTCGCCGTTGACGCGCACAGTGCCTTCGATGCTGGCGGTATCGCCCCCGCCGCCGTTGGAGGCGGTCAGGCCGGCGGTGTAGGTCAGCATGCCCTTGACTGTGGTGTTGCCGGTAATCTCGGTTTCCGGCGACTGGATTTCCACTTTCGAAGCGGCCTTAACCACCACCTTGCCCGGGGTGTCGACGGTTACCTGTCCGTCGGCTCTGTTGTGGCTGATGACGGTGCCGTTGGCAAATTTCTTCAGCCACATATTGGCATCGGCGGCGGGTGTGCCGTCCTGCTCGTTATAAATCACACCGAGGCATACGCCGCCTTCGCCGCGCGCGTCCAGCAGGCAGACAGCCAAGGCACCGGGGTCGGGTAAGGCGTAGAACTGGTTACCGCCCGCGCCCAGGCTGACCACCGGCAGCCAGTCGGTTTGGATATCGTCCAAGGTCGGCACGGTTACGCGCACCGCGTGTTTGGCCGCGTCCACCGCCGCTACGGTGCCGAACTGCAGGGTGGCGGTAAAGTCATGGGTTCGCATTTTTGGCTGCCTGTTTTTTGGGTTGGGTTGCGGCGGTTGCCTGTGGTGGCTCATCCGGCACGTATTCGACCATTTTTACCTCCAAATCGCTGGTAAAGCCGCCGCCACGGCGGATTTCGTGCCGCGCCTGTTTCACAAGATACTTGCCCGAAAACTTCCCAAACCCCTTGAGCTGTACTACCTGCCCGGCCACCAGCTTGGCGTTGCCCACCATAGAAAAATTGCCGGCCACTTGGCTTTGCTGCGCATTGGCCAGCGCGGCATCGGCACGGGCATTGACCTGCGCCTGGCTCTCGCCGCGATTGGCCACGATTTTGAGCGTGTCACCGCTGCTGGCGCGCTTGCCGCCCGGGCGCAGCGCCTTGCTGCGGCGGCGGGTGCGGCGCGTGGTCTTGCGTTTGGCATCGTAGCCGCTCACCACCGCTTCCTGCGGTACGCCCTTAATCAGGTCGCGCAGCCTGAAGTTTTTGATGTCCTCCGGCAGCAACACCGCCACCGGCTTTTGTTCCGCCAGCGCGTCGTTGGCCTGAAAAACCAACTGCCTGCCGACAATCTTGAAAGTATGGCCGTACTCTTTGGCCAAACGGGTCAGAAATTCCACGTCGCGCTCCTGATACTGGGTCACGCGCTCGATCGGGATGTGCCGGATGGTGCCGGTTACCTTCAACCGCAACCGCCGGGCAATGCGGCGCACGATGTCGGCCAGCGTGGTGTGCTCGTAGGCACGGCCGCGCTGGGTGCGGTTGGATTTGGTGATGCCGGTGGACAGCGCTTTCAGGGTAATCACGGACGGCGGGTGCTGGTACTCAATCTCGGCCAGCTCCATGCTGCCCAGCTTGAGCATGCCGTTAATCTGGTCGCCGATTTCCAGGCTGATTTTGTCGCCCTGCTCGGGATACCACTTTTGCCGCCAGCGGCCGTCCACGTCTTCCAGCTCCACCTGTACTTCGTCCGATTGTCCTTCCAAGTAATCGGTGTAGCTCACCGATAACAAATAGGGCTGGATATCGCTGGTAATGTCCTTCTGCTCGTATTTGATGATGACCTTGGGCAGGGTCACCGGATGGCTGGCCGTGCTGTTCAGGCTACCTGAAAGCAAGGCACCCAGATGGAGGTTAGGCATCTGCATCGTCGTCTCCGTTATTGCCGCGCAACCACGGCGGCATGTCGGCTTGGGTTTGGGGTTTGGCCGGGATAACCGGTACAAACACGGTCAGGTTGGCCGTAAACTGCTCGGCGGCCGGCAGGTGCGGATTGGCGGCAATCAGGCGGGCGATTTCCAAGGGGTTGCCGTAATAGCGCCAGGCAATCAAATCCCAGCGGTCGCCATCGCGCGTCAGATGTCTTAATACCGATTCGCTCATTTCGTCCCGTCCTTTCTGCCGGCCAGCCACGCGGTCAGGCTTTGCGCCCCGCGTGCGCCGTTGTTCAGGCTGTCGGCGGCCGAGGCGATGGCGGCCGCACCGCCTTCCAGCCAGCCGCCCACCGTGCCGCTTTGCGCACCGTTGCGCAGCGCGGCCAAGCCGCCGGAGAGTTCGCGCGCCGCCTGACCGCCGTAGGCCAACATTTCGGCCGCACCGGACAGGTTGCCGATGTATTTGCCGACTTCAGGCAGCTTGTTCAATTTACCCAGCGCCGTGCCGCCGAGATTGACCGCATCGCCCACCACGCCGAGCAAAGCGAGCGGGTCGTGTTTCAGCTCGCGGGCATGGGCAATCAGGGTTTGCAGCTGGCCGACTTCCTGCTCGACACTGCGGTAAATCCGCACGCCGGTCTGCACCGCATCGGCCACTTTGGACAAAGGGGCACGCACCGACTCGGGCAACATGGCAAGCAGCGGGTTTTGGCCGTTGGCCACGCCCGGGGTCGGCAGCGGGTTGTTCGGGTCGCCGACAAACTGGGTCAGGCTCACATCCAGCTCGCGCGCGGCGGTGCGCCCCCGGCCGTCCTGCAGCAGGGTGCGGGCGGTCAGTGATTCAATCACAAACCAGCCGACAAATCTGCCGCTCCCGAAAACCAGCGACACCGCCTGCTGTGCCTCCTTGGCCGCAATCAAGCCCTTGTAGGCCGCGTCCACATCGCCCAGCTTCCAATGCAGCTTGATGCCGAACCGTATCTGCGTCAGCTCGTTGCCCATCGCCTGCAGGCGCGGCCGCCCGGCCAACACCTCGTGCTTGGCGTAGCTGGCGCCGTGGGTCTCTTCAAGGTCGGTAAAGCTGCCCAATAATTCAAAGCGCACGTCACCCAGCATTGCGTACATAAGACCTCCTGTCCCAATCTTCCATCATGCGCCTAAACGTCTGCTCGAACTCGCGATAACCCATCTGCATGGCCGCCTGAATCTGCCCCGCATCGCCGCCGGGTGCATTGATGGTCGGGCTGAAATGTACCGTGATGCCGCCTGCCGCAGCCGTGCCCTGCCGTGCGGCAGAGAGTTCGGCGCTGTTGGCGGCCATTGAGGCAGCCAAGGATGAGGTGTTGTCGCTGAAACGCTGTTGCAAACCGCGCGAAACCGAGCCGATAGCGGCCAACGGGCGCGGGGCGGCTTGGTTGATACCGATTTGCAGGCCTTCCATCATCCAGCCGCCAAAACGGCGGAACACGCGGCTTGGCGATCTGATCTGGTTACTTTGGGCAAAGGCATTTTTAAACCACGCCGCCTTCTCGGCAAACCATGCCTTAACCGCTTCGAATTTGGCGATTAACCCATTCCATAACCCTTGAATGATGTTGCTGCCGAACTCGGTAAACTTAGCCGGCAGTTCGATACCGAACCAGCTCATGACCGCCGAAAAAGCCTGATAGAAAAGCCCAAGTGGAGACCAATTGATGATGGTGGCGGAAATATTGCCGATACCACTGTTGAAAAAGCCGACGATTTGCTGCCACAGGCTGCTAAAGAAATTGGACAAATCCGTCCACAGTAGCTTCGCTCCTCCAACAATATCGTTCCAGCGGGTGTACAACATATAAGCAGCTACCGCCATCAAACCCAACGCGATACCAATAGGGGTAGTCAGTAGGAATCGACCTAGTGCCATAAATGCCTGGCCAACCATCGGCAGGAAGCGGATTAAGCCCGTACCTAGATTGATAATGAGGCGAAAAGCCGCCGAACCGATACTACCCAGCAGCCTGAACGCAGTCCCACCCACGGCACGCACCAAGCGGAACGAACCACCAAGCAGGCGCATGGTTGCGCGTGCCTGCCGGGCAGAGAACCCCAGCGTGCGCAAGGCCATTACCCCGCGTCCCATGCGGAACAACATCATTGCACTCTTTAAGCGCATCAAGCCGCCGATAAAGCTAAACAAATGACCGGCGGTTCCCCAAAATGCCGTTCCCAGCAGATTCAGACCAAAGCGTGCTAATAGTGAGCCTGCTTTAAATCCAACCAGCAGCGCAACTACTTTGTAGATGTTTTGGATTAGCTCGGGATGTGCTTGTGAATAGCGGATCAGGTTATCGATAAGAGGCTTTACTTCGGCCAGCAATTCGTTAATCTTGGGCAGCACCACAGAGCCAATCGTGATACCCAAATGCATCAGCTGGTTCTTGAAGGTCTGCCATTGCGCGGCCGTAGTCGACATGCGGCTCTGGAACTCTTTATCCATGCTGCCGAGGTAATTGGCTTGGCCATTTTTCCCCGTTTCCTGCAGCTGGCGGATGGAGCGCTCATAGGTGTCGACACTACCGGCCAGCACAGCGATATCGTCGGCGTATTCGCGGCCGAATAAGTCCACCAAGGCGCTCATCTGCTGCTCTTTCGGCAGGGCATTAATACGTTTGATGAAATTAACCAGCGCCTGTTCACCGTTTTCAGCGATTTCGCGTTTCAATTGCGCCGCCGACATCCCCATCGACTTCAGGGTATTTTGGAAGCGGCTGCCCTGTTTGTCGGCCGTCATCAACCTAACCAGCATGCCGTTGATGGCGGTACCCGCCACTTCAGGGCGTTTGCCCAGGCTGATAAAGGCATTAGACAGTGAGGCAGCCTGCTGCTCGGTCAGGCCGAATTGTTTGGCCACCCCGCCGATACGCCCCAAAGTGTTGACGATATCCGAGGCTTTGGCCGGGCTGGAGTTGGAAAGATGGTTAATGGCATCACCCAGCCGGTCGATTTGGGCAATCGGGATTTGATACACGTTGGCCAGCTTGGCCATGCTGTCGCCCGCCTCGTCAGCCGACATATCGAAGGCCACGCTCATTTTGGCCACGGTCTCGGTAAACGCAGCAAGGTCTTGACGGGCAACCCCCAACTGGCCGCCTGAAGCGGCAATTGCTGCCAGCTCTTTACCAGCCATTGGGATACGGTGGGTCAGCTGCAGAATATCCTGCTGCATTTCCTTGAATTGTTGTGGGGTGTC from Eikenella exigua encodes the following:
- a CDS encoding sulfite exporter TauE/SafE family protein gives rise to the protein MELPFILLLITGFLAGLMDAAVGGGGLLQLPALFGVLPPATPVPTVLGTNKAASFAGTFTAAGQFARRLRLPWKMLLPAGVLAFAASFAGAKLVAYVPVQYMKPAMLVIMVAMFVYTFFRKDLGQTERTRALTRGEMLLGTAFGAAIGFYDGLFGPGTGSLLAFVFVRFFAYDFLTATACAKVINLMTNLAALSFFIPSQHVLWHWALPLAAANLSGGFCGARLAVLGGSRWLRYGFMALLCLLIGNFARQLWSA
- a CDS encoding DNA adenine methylase, which gives rise to MGNINPVSPLRGWLGGKYRLVGTIIPLIPSDHTCYAEVFGGAAWVLFKKPPSKVEAINDINADVINLYRCVQNHLPELLRQAEYLLPSRDEYCRLQHCNPSTLTDIQRAVRFLYLHRMGFGGKVAEFCCAATSTRPPKFRADRLAEELQHSHRRLQGVMLERLNYDDFIARYDKPGTFFYIDPPYWDCETMYGKGIFAKADFERLAEQLRHIKGRFLLSINDVPPIREIFTGFQFKEVSLRYSINKEITTEADELLIANYPITTEQAKSA
- a CDS encoding Com family DNA-binding transcriptional regulator; amino-acid sequence: MQYRCKNCNKLLAKGEGELEIKCPRCKSVNQFGSLTTRSACERQTSRNKHHGQHQSRQSA
- a CDS encoding DUF4376 domain-containing protein, which gives rise to MTLYYSQSSGGFYDSTIHSRLPEDAVAISPEQHAALLSGQSAGQVIMPGKDGKPVLAEQPPCPSSTWDGEQWHIDPECAARLKAEQQDEMWERIKAKRYDNLRHGVFVKSVGKWFYTNDESRTQYILLRTMKTLPPNLKWKTMENDFVLMTRELLDEMTTQMVVDEQADFANAERHRAAMLKAENPLEYDYSDGWTANYEQAAAELEEAEK
- a CDS encoding tail fiber protein; the encoded protein is MANITEELDNPQWTEGIYQLETTDPVLGGPNGIANRQAKELAARTQYLKKKQEEYKPGAASTTKAGIVQLSSATDSNSEEQAATPKAVKAAYDKAVESAGKGLPIGAVIGFPRAVTNPEGYLKADGSTFAQATYPDLHRVLGGNKLPNLTRSDIGMTAYFPFGDIPDGWIKYDEIAARVTQSAYPELYRKLVAQYGSIANVKPVDDYFVRNVGSSGQIGQQYPWTVGDHHHVLGLVAYGNDDLLLKRLPVDKYYPNQIKAGDPMFVIYGQLGGGEGKNNGTDMFGQEHVQAGSGKYHQKHAVPITYDHAYTDQYTPKPYYQDNTPKYIGMVLCIKAKDSLDDVVMWVKAYGTVSNAGTLDASTLAAQLQNKSDKGHTHRAAEISDLDETVKQQMAAAMQHQASTNGYTKLPNDLIDQWGEVLMSWQGEGPVKVTFPIAFPNACYNVQITAKSSGRSGSVGTDLTIGAGEITATGFSAMLNTWAQGAAANDFQGFLWRAIGK
- a CDS encoding phage tail protein, which translates into the protein MAKLSYAAIIERDQRARALAELGLRLDLAELPQLMPRLVDLVAPEHLPLLAESRSILGADGYWLAESDDARRKLIKGAYELHRYKGTPWAIREIVRRLGFGEVRIIEGLTGQTYDGSINYNGSHVYGAGSYWAHYRIIMNSVITNDQAALLRKTLAAFAPARCLLAALDYQAVPLRYNGRAAYDGNFNFGAA
- a CDS encoding baseplate assembly protein codes for the protein MDLSKLKREEVKIVDDDLAQTLAATIADYEQRAGKVLQPAHIERLLINTFAYREHLLRQQVNEAYRQQHPRFATGLMLDLCGDDVSTPRLQAQPALTTLRFTAVLSGLEQIAVPKGTRVNAGQTSFVTTEAALLTAAQSSAEVAAECTESGSVGNGWSVGQINSLAERLHPTIDVAVSNTTVSAGGVEIEDDEAYRERVLLAPESFSVAGPVGAYQYWARQASPAVVDVHVANDTDGGGQPIGGRVAVTVLAKDGLPNAELIGKIQAALSAEKRRPLCDTVVVKAPTAVDYTLDAELTLFTGTDARTAKAAAEQAWAVYEAARRSRLGLDIVPLDIMSALKVAGVYNVVLHNLPLTVVKPDQWARCTRATIRIAAQTAEG
- a CDS encoding GPW/gp25 family protein, encoding MTTQTTPRSRHWQPAPLASGQDIVQDLDDINQCIENILATRKGSDVLRPDFGSNWFDYIDYPEDEFIPNTVREVILAIQTWEKRALVEQVTFDGHAPHITMTVHWRVADEVAGEIYRTDIVLEAT
- a CDS encoding phage baseplate assembly protein V produces the protein MRTHDFTATLQFGTVAAVDAAKHAVRVTVPTLDDIQTDWLPVVSLGAGGNQFYALPDPGALAVCLLDARGEGGVCLGVIYNEQDGTPAADANMWLKKFANGTVISHNRADGQVTVDTPGKVVVKAASKVEIQSPETEITGNTTVKGMLTYTAGLTASNGGGGDTASIEGTVRVNGEIILNGIPLSGHVHPGDSGGTTGSMQAG
- a CDS encoding phage late control D family protein, giving the protein MQMPNLHLGALLSGSLNSTASHPVTLPKVIIKYEQKDITSDIQPYLLSVSYTDYLEGQSDEVQVELEDVDGRWRQKWYPEQGDKISLEIGDQINGMLKLGSMELAEIEYQHPPSVITLKALSTGITKSNRTQRGRAYEHTTLADIVRRIARRLRLKVTGTIRHIPIERVTQYQERDVEFLTRLAKEYGHTFKIVGRQLVFQANDALAEQKPVAVLLPEDIKNFRLRDLIKGVPQEAVVSGYDAKRKTTRRTRRRSKALRPGGKRASSGDTLKIVANRGESQAQVNARADAALANAQQSQVAGNFSMVGNAKLVAGQVVQLKGFGKFSGKYLVKQARHEIRRGGGFTSDLEVKMVEYVPDEPPQATAATQPKKQAAKNANP
- a CDS encoding tail protein X: MSESVLRHLTRDGDRWDLIAWRYYGNPLEIARLIAANPHLPAAEQFTANLTVFVPVIPAKPQTQADMPPWLRGNNGDDDADA
- a CDS encoding phage tail protein — protein: MYAMLGDVRFELLGSFTDLEETHGASYAKHEVLAGRPRLQAMGNELTQIRFGIKLHWKLGDVDAAYKGLIAAKEAQQAVSLVFGSGRFVGWFVIESLTARTLLQDGRGRTAARELDVSLTQFVGDPNNPLPTPGVANGQNPLLAMLPESVRAPLSKVADAVQTGVRIYRSVEQEVGQLQTLIAHARELKHDPLALLGVVGDAVNLGGTALGKLNKLPEVGKYIGNLSGAAEMLAYGGQAARELSGGLAALRNGAQSGTVGGWLEGGAAAIASAADSLNNGARGAQSLTAWLAGRKDGTK